The Humulus lupulus chromosome 7, drHumLupu1.1, whole genome shotgun sequence region cttgaacatatcttgaacatgaggtatgtttttcaTTTTGCATTTTTGCATTGATGTACTCATCCAGAAGTATGTTCTGAGGCTTTATATCACAATGGATGATCTGACTATAGCACTCCTCGTGTAAATATAAGAGCCCTTTTGCAATTCCTAAAGCAAGTTCACATCTTTGGTTCCAACTAGGCTTTATGTCACCAAACAAAAAGTTTGCTAGAGTCCCATTGCACAAGAACTCGTATACCAACAAACGATTTTGTCCATCATCACAGTATCCAAGTAGGTGAACAAGATTCTTGTGATGTGTTTGGCCAATGGATTTCAATTCTGCCTTGAATTCTCTTTCACCATCTCTTAGTACTGTACTCAATTTCTTCACAGCCACGGCAGTGCTAGCATTAGTTTGTATCAGGAAGCCTTTGTAAACAATGCCAAAAGCTCCACGTCCCAGTTCATCTTTGAAACCATCTGTGGCTTCTTCAAGTTCCTTGTAGCTAAAGCAACGCAAATTTGATTCAGGAACTTCTTGTGGATAATGAGACCTTTCATTCTTCTTCTTGTGAATGAAGAAAAATCCCATACAAATTGCACCAAGAAACATAAAGTTAACACATACAGAGGCACTTAATATCCCCAATGTAACTAGAATCAAACCGCTCTGGTTTTTCTTGATCACTTTTGTAACAGGATGATTAGATAAGATAGTAGAGTTACTCTTTCGAATTTTGATCAAAGCAATAGATGGGCGGCTGTTATCCACTCTCCCATTTGATAAGGGAAACCTCTTCTTCCAACAAGTCCCTCCTCTCAGAACAGCAACAGCACATAAACAGTCATTCAAACAAGATTTTTTGCAGGTTTCTTTAGTGGAAGATGCTATTCTAATGTAATCTGATCCGGGCCAACCAGCATTCCTGAGCTCCACAATATCATATGCATCTTTCCCAGAGCTAGTTATCTCATCCTCCTTACAGCCTTGAATGAAATCTGGTTTACAACTTCCATAACTGTCATCAGGATTGATTAGAGAGTACCCTTCTAAGCATTCACACTTTGGCCCCTTGTCCTCCTTGAGGCTGCAAATGGCATTGTACCCACAAACTCCAATACCTGCCCAAACAACAGttgaaatgcatatgttatctggTATAGACCAAAGAGGTGTCCAACTCACATTGCTACTaaaaattttgggatgaaaataCTGTGTGAAAATTCCATTAAAACTAATTGTTGCTCGAACGTAGTAGTCTCTTGTTGACACAACTCTTCCTTGTGTCAGATTGAATATTTCACCATTCCCTCTGGAAACATACAAGTAACCTGATTCATTGAAAACTATATGTGTGGTTGCAATCACTGGATTAGAGCTTTCACCAGAGATGTTAGTTGCATAATAAGGCTCATTGGCATAGTTAGAAGGCAAGTTTACTGTGTTGAGCACAACATTCCCATCTTCTCGCAAACGAAATTGGAACCTTCCTTTGGAATAGTTAGTCTGTGATTGATGAGATGAAAGGACTTGTCCCATGTCCAATACCTGGCTTGGCAAAATAGTATCAGTTGGATTCTTAAAGCTTTCCCATAACTTGTTTGAATTGGAACCTTCAAGGACAAAGTTTCCTTCATCACTCATGACACCATTGGCAACACTTTCATCAACTGACTCAGACTTCCATAGCTCTTCGCCTAGAGGAGTAGTTAGAGCAAGTCCTATTTCAGGAGTTAGCACCACATTTGATCTCGCTTCAGCCGGCTTATCTCCATTGGCACACCAAATTATGGTTTTGTCAGGTTTCTTGACATACCATATGCATAGCAAGAAGAAGATATCGTCTTGGTTTCTAAGCTTGCGAAAGCCGAAAGCAAACTCGCCATTCTGAGAGAGCCAAGAGGAAGAGTTCTCTGTTGCGAAAAGGGAATCTCCTAAGCTCACTCTGCCATTACTGGTTTGAGGAAGAACTTGGTTTGCTGATAGAAAAAAGAGCAAGGGAAGAAGAACAAGTTGAGAAGATAGAGTCATTGTTGTCTTTACATCTTGGTCTCTTATTTTGTTCTTCAACTAATCATAGACCAAATTCAAGCAGTGTAGAGTAACTCGGTGATAATGTAATCAAATCAAGAAGAACATAACTAACACGCGCATAAGACTTTTTTGTTTTGTAAAAATTCACTTTCTTTCTCTTTTAGACTTTGTTGATCCAAATACAAATCCAAGTGAAGATAATATTGAACTGCTACACTATGCTACTGCATTCAATTTCAAATTACTAAACACGTGTTTTCTCAATGTGTGGCAGTGGTCATAAAGTAAGGTTGAACTTTTTTGTCTCACTAATCTTAATTAATTTAGATAATAAGTAGTCACAGATTGGAGAAATTCTAGTagtgtattatttattatgattaatCATGAGACTATGACTTCTGGTATATTATATTGAATTGATTAATACATAAGTTAAAcggtttattatattattattatcataatttaCAGGTGTAAAGCATACTTATATATGAATACGATTACTCCTTAAAGAGAAAACTCTCCAAATATAACATGTCCTTTGGTCATGTAAGAATAATGGATTAATAATCATTGGTAAAATACCAGCAATAAGTTATtagataaatataaatataaaaacagATCTTTTTTTAAGTAtttctttcctctctctctctctctcaatctctATTCTGAACCATCTGCAGAATAGATTCTTTGTTTAAGTTGATTTTCCCAAGTATTCAGCATTTTCCAATTATTATCAACTCAATGTACTGTCAAAcacaaataactaatattttggATTGATGTCCAACAATCGGTGGTCAACAACGCTCTATGCGTCACCAAAATCGACTTCAACTTTTTTTTCTAATCTAAAAACGCATTATAAATATATCCCGCAACAGTAAATCTTGATGGGAACTGAAATGTGGGAAAGAACAATTTAATGAGCTTTTGAAATCATTTTCTCTCCCCGTTCCTAGGATAGCTCATCTATAATGATATATTAAGCTATCCCTTTCCTAACAACATTTTGATTAAACATTAGTGGCAGTCCACTTGAAGCAACTTCTTTTTCATTGCAAATTATTGTCTTTTTAGTAAATCTATCCATAATTTATTGATGCTTCTTACTTTGCTCAACCTGACAC contains the following coding sequences:
- the LOC133789355 gene encoding G-type lectin S-receptor-like serine/threonine-protein kinase RLK1, which codes for MFLGAICMGFFFIHKKKNERSHYPQEVPESNLRCFSYKELEEATDGFKDELGRGAFGIVYKGFLIQTNASTAVAVKKLSTVLRDGEREFKAELKSIGQTHHKNLVHLLGYCDDGQNRLLVYEFLCNGTLANFLFGDIKPSWNQRCELALGIAKGLLYLHEECYSQIIHCDIKPQNILLDEYINAKMQNEKHTSCSRYVQDMFWYVFKF
- the LOC133789641 gene encoding G-type lectin S-receptor-like serine/threonine-protein kinase LECRK3 — encoded protein: MTLSSQLVLLPLLFFLSANQVLPQTSNGRVSLGDSLFATENSSSWLSQNGEFAFGFRKLRNQDDIFFLLCIWYVKKPDKTIIWCANGDKPAEARSNVVLTPEIGLALTTPLGEELWKSESVDESVANGVMSDEGNFVLEGSNSNKLWESFKNPTDTILPSQVLDMGQVLSSHQSQTNYSKGRFQFRLREDGNVVLNTVNLPSNYANEPYYATNISGESSNPVIATTHIVFNESGYLYVSRGNGEIFNLTQGRVVSTRDYYVRATISFNGIFTQYFHPKIFSSNVSWTPLWSIPDNICISTVVWAGIGVCGYNAICSLKEDKGPKCECLEGYSLINPDDSYGSCKPDFIQGCKEDEITSSGKDAYDIVELRNAGWPGSDYIRIASSTKETCKKSCLNDCLCAVAVLRGGTCWKKSDQEKPERFDSSYIGDIKCLCMC